The DNA region CGGGCCCACCGACCAATCGAGAAGGGAGGCACGACGTGtatctttttctaaaaaaaacctTATCCACCGGACCAATATATACCAATATCGGCTAATCCTAGCCGTTGTTCTACGTATCTCGTAGCGAGGATGGAGCATCGGGGTGCAGTACAAGTGGATGCCTTCGTCTTCGCCCCCTCCGATCCGCGTCACACGCCAGTACAGTATGCCACCGCCATGGCTGTCTGATCGAGCTCCGTATGTTTCACCACGGTCGTCGGTGAGGGTCTGAATCGTCTACATATGGTGTATTTGTTAGCTAGATTACTGTATGTATTTATCTTGCTACTACAAGATGCATTAGTTTTAGACGATAGCTTAGCACGAGATCCGCcgctacatatatatatacctaaacagaagaaattgCTTCGCTGTCTGTCACTGCTAATTGCTGTACTAGCTAGTAGCTAACCCTTTGGACGACACAGATTCACTGGATCATGATTTTAATGGTCCGAGAAAAATAGAGAAATACAGAATGCTGATGCATGCCATGGGCTCATGCATGGTACTTTGATCCATGGAGGCCAGGTTATATTGGAGAGCAAAGAAATTAAATATCTAATTTGAAAAGGCAAAATATGTAGAGATACATCTAGCTACTATTGACATAGCGCTCATATATTATATATACCCAGTACAAGATGCTCGATCGATCAATCGATGCAACCCAAGAACAAGAAGCATGCATGCACGCTGAAGCCTGCTTATGGAAATACACGATATATATACGGGCGCGTGCTCGAGATATGTTCATACTTCATAGGCATGGCATGGGGAATCAATCGCGAAGGGGGGAACAGTAAATCCCGTTCGTGTACTACCAGTAGTCCTGGCCGTAAAGCGAGCTCCCGGCAGTTAGATCGTACATGCCctggaacggcggcggcgcggccatcGCGGCGCCATACTCGGCCGCCCGTCCCGCGCCGACGCTCGCCCCCGTGGCCATCGTCGGCGACGACagagcgcgcgcgccgccgcccgccgcgccgggcCCCGTCGGGGAGACGCGCCCGAACGATGCGtaggacgaggacgaggacgaggacgacgacgacggcgcgcCCGCGTAGTAGGTGCCGGCGAGGTCGTGGTCGGCGACGTTGGAGTCGCGGCCGGTGAGCTCCTGCACGACGGCGCGGAACTCCTCGGCGCTGGCGGTGAGCTTCATGGGGCTGGAGATGTAAACCACCTTGATCCCCTTactccctcctcctccgccgccgccggcgtgcctCCCGGCGCCCCGCTTGCcgccgtggtggtggtggtgcacCGGCGGCTTGGAGATGCCGTGGTGGTGGTGCCCGTGGTGCACGCCCAGCTTGCCGTCCATGATCTCTCAGAGCAGCTATCCGTTGAACGTACGTGGGCCCACGACGCGCGCTCGCAGAGCTCCGACCGAGATCGATCGCGGAATCAAATTAAGCTGCTGGTTGCTCAAATCAAATTAAGCGGCTGGCTGATCAGGAAGTCTGGACTCTGGACTCCGGAGTGAGATGAGGTGCGGGGAGGCTTGCCCGCGCTTTATATAGGCTGCGCACCCGGTTGGCGCCGCAAAGATCGTTTAGGGGAGGTGATAGCTTTTGTTCCTGACGAGATCAGTACTCTGCTCCCCGCGGCAGTGGATCGGATTGGTCCGCGCAGCAGGTTCCCGGAATCTGCAGCGGTTTTTGTTCTTTTCCGGGAGGGGAGCGAATTGCGGCACATGGGGGTTTGATCTGATCGCTTTTTGTTTTTCTGTCTGGTGGCGGTACGGTCATCGGCGTGACGGTTTCTTGCTTCGGGCTCTCGCTTACTAGCTTGGATCGTGAGAGTTGGTGAGATCGACGACGACCTGGATGGGAGGGAGGGATAGAGAGATCGAGGTGAGAAAGTTCCTGGAAGAAAGGGGGCGCAGGAGATGTTGACATGCGtggatgattttttttttttacttcgTGGTGGGGGCGCGGGGCTGCAGCTTACTCGTCGCGCCGGGAGCTGGGGGAACGAAGGAAAGCTCGGTAAGGCATGTCGCGTACGAGCCCAACAAGAGTCGCCGGTCTTGCGGTCCACGCACGAATCCCCGATCCACGTCGCGCGGGCGGAAGAGATAGATGTTTCCGTTGGACGAGGGCGACGTCTATCTCTAGCTCCCGCCCGAAGCTAGCTAGCGATCGACGACGCACGTGTCGCTGCGTGTCTGTGCGCGCATCAGCGCATGTTCACATAGCCGTAGAAACAATAATTGGGCCGGGTGATTGAAATCTGATTTTTCCTCGATCGATCGCAAGCGATCTGGAATTAATCGAAGTGCACGCCGGCAGAGCAGCCGTGCACCATCGGCGCGTGGACGCGCGGATGGATGGATTTCTCGCTGTGCCTGTCGACCTAAAGCGTACTGCGACGAAACGGGATCAGCGCTAGCGCCGCGTGGCTGCATTGGCTGACTTGGCGGCTGGTGTCAGCACGCTGAGACCGAACTGTTCGAGGTGCATGCACGCTAAGCATAGATTACATGCACTGATCTCTGACCAGCATCACTGTATGTTCACACACTAGTTCTCCATGGCTCTGATCTACAGTAGATTGTTTGTTGAAGATGTATGCATTCAACCTTTCAACCGTGGTGGTGTAAGTACCATCTTCCGACAGAGaccatatatatgtatatgttcCAGAGGCACATGTGGCAGTTTTACTACCATGCACTTCAGCCATCGCTCATCGGTCGCATGATACTAAAATAACTAGTAATGATGTTCCATAAAATAATAATTAATGCATGATGGCATGTACTGCATAAATCTATATATGCCATCCGTTTCACTAGGAGTGTATGACTTATCCAGTCCTATCTCCCCCCTTATATATGCTAGCTAGGTCAAACACCATGTGCCACCTTATAACGTGCACCAACACACATGGTACACCAGGCCAATTATGTCTTCGCTTCACGCAGGCATGTCGATCACCTCTCCCAGCTACATTTATGACCTGATCAGATTCAACGCATCAGTATAGATAAAATAGTAAGGCAAAGAACTCATGATGGTCGTATGAGTATATAGACAGAGGACTAGACCAAAAAAGAGTTCGATTTGGAATCGAAAATGTCAGTCGGTCGATCGAGCAGATGCACTGGCTGACGACATGCTCCAACACTACGATAGATGGTTAATAACTGCGCGCAGATGCATGACCAATCATCAAGATTCAAGAGACGCCACCTCAGGCCGTTGGAAGATTGATCCATGCAACAATCAATTAGAAGAGACATCATTCCTTTTCTTTCAGATCCCAAATATAAATCCAACTAGATCTCCTCTTACAAGTTACAAGACAACGACTATATAAAGTCTGCAAACAACTCCGATCCCTCCACTTCAAATTATAAGCTTATTTCGTTACGTTTGGATAAGTCTTTGAATATTTTTATGGCATAAAACTAGTGTCACTAATCTTACATTTAAAAAAATTTGCTTGTGGTTATaatctgttttttttttaaaataagTGGTTATAATCTGTAGGTCAACATAAATAAAATATTAATGAAAGTAATTCTTGGTCAAAGTGTTATCGTAATGAAATAAGATATATGCCTTGAAAAAAGTATGAAGTTCTGTACCTGTTATCTTACTCGCTTGAAGAATAGATAAACACTGcaaattcaaaagaaaaaaacaatTGGCTTAACCATTATATATTGACGACAATAGACATTGGAGTTCATTTGTACTGTCCACCTCTACCATTATAAAAACATTATGAAGTAACTCCTTAGCTAGATATGCGTTTAAATTATGCACCGTGCCTTTGCCCTGGACATGCAAATAATGCGTTTAAATTATGCACCGTGCCTTTGCCCTGGACATGCAAATAACCTAAATTAGGCCATTAAATTTTCATATAAATTAACAAATGACATGGTTTAGCAATTTTGAAACCTGTTTTATTGATCAGTCATGTACCAATGACAATAACTATTCATGCTAAATTATAGTAATGCTCAATGAAAAGAGTTCTTTAAGGTGTCACTTTAGGCAAATACATTATGTTTTGACTAAATCATTGTAACATGTTTACATTAATAGTTCAGTTGTAAAAGCACTAATTGTAGAGAAAAAAACATAAGACTACTATTATAGTTCTTTGATAGGGAAAATTCGGCATAACGAGCACTATGCTGTGGACCAAAACACATTTTTATTTCATTACAGTAAGATGGTATGAAATAAGAAGTGTAACAAGTAACAGGGCGTTTTATGTATGGCAACAGGTAGGATCAAAGTTGGGAGGAGAAAATTTGATTCATGAAGTACATAAAATGGGCTGCAAGAAGACCCGATATGGTCTGCTAAAGTTTCAAATAAACGTGTCCGGCACATATGGCGTTGCAACGCAAAGGAAGAAAAAAAACTATGAATAAGATAAAAAAAATAGAGCAGTAGTTAACTGAAGTCGATCACACAACAATTGGACAAAGATTACAAGTATTTCCTAGAAAATGAACAAAAAACATAGAGCAAAGATAGGCAATTATGGTTAGCTCTGTGCACAAGCTGACAGACCAATCCACCCTAATTAATATGATTCATATCCGTGTGCAAAAGTCCAAATAGCTAGATACTGCTGCTTAGGGTAAGAGGAATTGACAAATAATTTTCTGGTCCAAGATTGCGTCTCCATTGCCACATATTTTGCATCACTTTTTAGTTAAGTAGGTATTTGCGAGGTCGTTTCTGGTGCCGCTGTCGCAGCTCCATGCCACGCGAGGTCAAAAATTGCCCGCTCAAGACGACCGTCTCCTGCTTAATTTGAATGGTGGGACAGCATGCCAATTCAAACATTCATGATATGATTCTGCAGAACACGGAGACGGAAGCTCCAACAGAGCTCCCCTCGATACAAATACGCGTGCCACGTCGAGCCAATAGAAGTCGTGCGTGTCAGCGACAGGTTTGGACGGACGCAATACACAGACAAGCCTTGTTCGGTATTATATGGGATTTATTCTGGAATGATACGTGTAACAAGAAATTTATGATTGGTATAACAAGAAATCGGGATTTAAATCCCGGGTCGGAAACTAACTGTAACAAAGTAAATTTATAATAGGTACAATAAAAGATTCGGAATAAAAAATTTTGTTATACCTATCATGAATCTCTTATTATATATATTATTTCCGGAATAAACGCTATGTAACCGAGCAAGGCCTAACCAGGCCGCCGTTGCGCAAACCGATGACGTCACTGCCTTTCGTCATTCCGATAAGGCAATCAACGGCACGCACGGTGGAGCAGACGTTGGTAACAGGCAGGAAGCCACGGTTGGAACGGGACGGGAGGTAATCAAGTGGCTGGAGACAGAGACAGAGACAGAGACAGAGACAGAGACACCAAGGCCACTGGGTGTTGGGGGGTGGGTGTgggttttggggggggggggggggggggggttgctCTACATGACAAGATGAGGAATGAAAGGGTTACTTCGAATCGACACGAACAGCCGCCCGGGCGGCCTGATCCTTGCAACGACGAGCTGCCTGTAGCGATCGGTCGGATCATGGCGCGGCATTTTCCACTGTTAGTCAAGGTTCAGTCCCTGTCCGGCGCAGCGAAAAGGCCCGGCCGGATATGATCGAGCTCAGGAATCATCAGGACAGTATCTAGCCTCCCGCGCCCACTTGCATGATACGAACCCTCGTGTGCAGGACTTGTACCGTCTCCCGTCACTGTTGCAGTACCCTGGAGCTATACCGCAGCGCTGAATGGATTGCCACACAATCGCCTGTTGAGATCTTTGCCCGGACTTGTGAGAGAAAAACTCACATGCACGCAACCCTTCCAAAATCTGAGCGTATTTAATTTTGTCCATTCCTAATCCATCAACCTGTGGGCCGGGTTTGTTAGGCCATGGCGTGACGCCTCCTTAATAATCAACTGCTAATAATACGAGTTGCGCGGCTGTCAAGGAGCTTCTTCCGTCAGAGATCAAGCGATTTTATTATTAACGAGCACCTcaattattttttttctttatgtTGCTTAACCACCATCAACTTCCTTTACTaaacaaaacaaaataaaatcacCTGGAGAACGGCTTCTTGCATTGGGGCCGGGCGCCGCCTTTGAACGGCGGTCGTTGAACCGATACCTGCCTTCAAAGATGAAGCGAAATAGTTTCAGCTACTTGATCCAATCGACAGGTGATTAAAATATCACCACGCGCGGCGGAAATAGTAGCTGTTAGCATAGCATTTCGTCATCTTTCCGAACGGGATCGAGAGCTTGGTTCAATAGCCACCCGATGCAAGGAGCCAAGGAACAGATTTTCTTTCCCGGCCTAGTTTTATTTTTTCTAGAGAACTTCAGTTTTCACACATAGAGATAGAGCTGCGCATTTTTTCCCCCTGATGCACGTGTACCTTGATGAGAAAGGCAGCGATCGAGCAGCGTGCCAGTGAATTTCTCCGAAAGATCACTAGCGCACGATCACAAGCTACCACAAGTAGCGCTTGGTGCCCACGAAGGCAGGTGACCCGGAGCCACAAATCAGTACGCGCATGAGCCCTGCGGCTGTGCAGCACTGCACTGCACACACATCTTCGATCTTCCTGTCCTCGGTCGATCTGAAGCGGCCAAACTGCAGCGACAGATTCCATCCCATCTGCCGGTCTCCCTCCACTCCACATCGATCATGCACCCGTGGTCCGTGGCTCCGTGGATGCCCACGGATGCTTCGCGCCCGGTtcgctgctggttttgctggcATATCGCTTCCTGCACCGTACCGGCAGCAACATGCAGCTGCACATACTAGTCGACAGTCCATGGTTGGTCAAGAACTGTTCAAATCTTGAGACCGGTGGAAGATGTCGCCTCCGCTGACCAGATTGTACGTTGTCAACTGCCGGCGACTCAACCAAGAAGCTTGAGTTTTAGCAGCATGGGCATGGTCGATGTCTCATGTCTCCCTCCTTTTCACGCACCGCTGTTAACAATGAGCCGGCGAAGAAAACTCTGGAGGAGGACACACTGGGCATTTGATCAGCACGGCCTAACTACTAGCCCGTCCCTGTCATGAGCGATGCGTGCTTGGAGGATGCGCACAGATAATTGTAAATTTGTATCGTACGGCATGAAGGCTGACCTTCTAGATGCGGATGAGTTTTATTAGTAAGCTACCTGGCCGTCCATGTCGCGGAGGAAGGAGCCCCGCCTTTTTTCTCACCGGTTTCTGGAAAAAGGGGGACCCCCCCCCTTTTGAGCCGATCTAGTGGGGGCAGTTGAGCCGGCCGGGCTGGCGGATGAgcctgatgttgctgggccagAGATGGAGAATGACTGAATGGGCATCGTGCGTGTCGCTGCTGGCTAGTGGATGCGTGATGGACATGTTGGACTGGGCAGAGACGGAGAGGCAGGCAGCGTGGACTTTAGCTTATCTGAACGCGGGAAATGAGTTCGTATCAACGATTGAAAGTTTCGTAGCACGCTAACGGTGGTAAAGGCAGGTTTTAATCTTTTACCATTCTAAACTAAAAGTATATAAGGACTAAGTTGGATCGGGGAGACAGGCTAGCCATGGTCCCCGTTACCCCACGCGCGATCGACGGATGGGGAGATGGTGGCGTGATTCGTGAGAGGACGGACCGATGACCATGCCGAACTGGATGGAACTGAACACTCTTAGCCCATGGGCAGGCAGAACAACGGCATGTAAGGAGGAGCAGCAGGAGGGGAGATAAAGACGGAGCATTTTCAGCCCATTATCTCACTGCCGGAATCTGGAACAGGCCCACCGTTTGTCGGCGACAAAAATGGGGTTTTATTCTCTTGAAAGCTTTACCAGGCTTCGGGCGGATCACCTCGACCAGCGGCTGGAGAATTTTGGTCCAGGAGCCCACGTTTTCCCTTGTTTCTACCGCACACACCGGCGCATTTTGTGCTGGACGCTGGAGACCTCGGAAAACTATGCAGAGGTTGGGTGGTGGCGAGCTAGCGAGAAGCCGAGAAGGCTGGCCGCGAGTTCAGGTAGCCGTGCGCGGTGCAACTGCAAACTGAAAAGCCCTGgagggcccaaaagcaaaaggggaaaaaaaaaacGTGGAGGTGCGGGGAATCGAACCCCGTGCCTCTCGCATGCGAAGCGAGCGCTCTACCATATGAGCTACACCCCCGATTGTGTTGGGAGATACTAAACGCATTTATTTACTGTATATAAACAGTTATTTCGTTGGAGTAAGGCATGGAAGTAGTATATGCGTCCAGGGAAATATATTTATCGAAACTGAAATCATATGAAAAATTATTTCAGAGCTCTCTATAAAGAACAATCAGATGTAGTTAAAAGATACGCCTGCATCCATGCAGCATTTCAAGATTAAAGCTCACTTTGGTCGACAATAATGCACGCGCATATGTTTATTAGGCTGCACTCATGTTACATCCGTTTTGAACTCAGAGAAACAATTTTTTTTTGCCTTCAAATTTCAAAAAGATAATTAAGTGACCAATTTGACTCTTCTGTTTCCAGATGGAGGGAACTTGTTTATTTTGAAAAGGGGGAGAGGGCTATTTTATGCATGATGACCATTTGGTAAATGGTCCGCTACAAAACTCTTACTTAGTTCAGGCACATCATTCATTTAAGTCAAGTTTATTTATATTTCCGTTTTGTTAGCTACAAGATAGTACTTCTGTTGGAGCGGTTGGTCAGCCCACGTGGCGGTGAGATTGGCAACCAAAGTTCAAATCCCGCAGATCGTGTCTCTGGTAGAATGCAGAACGGAACGGTCGGTATTTAAATCTCGATCTTCTTACCACGTTCCTCGAGATAGCAAGAGATTAATCTACCCTCTAGCCTAAAAATGTTTGTCAAAGGAGCAAGCGAAGGCGAAGAGCGATGCTGGCGGCCTGCAGGGCCTTTTCTTCCCCCATCGTGCGAGTCCACGGTGTGATGTCACGGAGCGGTGGCGGCTTTCCCGATTCACTGTGCGGGAGAAATCCCCGTGCACCCTTcttccacctcctcccctctcccctcctaCTCCCCGGGACTCCTCTTCGCTGATTTCTCCCTCAATTCCATCCCTTCGCAGTCCAAAACTCCCTGTTCTTCTCCACCTCGCAACCTTCTGGCATCATCATCGGCTACCTAAGCGCCGGCGACCGGTGATACTAAGCTAGGCCCCTTGTCCACCAAAGTCTTCTCTCGTCGAGAGCAGCTGCCCTCCTGCTCCTCGCCCCCTCTGCTGGTACTGGACTTGCGCGGAGTGGAGATCCACCCGGGCCTGGTTCGTTTTCTTCGTTTCGGTTAGTAACCCTAGCTTGCTTGGATGGATTGTTGAAAGTCTTAAGAGCTCCTTTTGTTTGTTGAAGGAATTGTGCGCGGTCAAATCGAAATTTTTCTTCCCCCTATTCAGTTAGTTCCGGATTTGTTGCCTGACAGTTGTAGTACGCTAGTGATGTTACCTAACCATCCATGTTCGATCAGCTTTGGTCTACTTCTGCGCCAAATACCATTTCAGTCGAGACCACAGGACGACTTGTGGTAGCCGGGGTGCGCGTGCACTTATTTTTCTGAAATAATTTGGAATTGGATCCCCGTGCCCCACGTCTATGTTGTAGTGCTGTCGTGCTGTCCTCGCTGTGTACTCGCGTTGGTGCTCTGCTACTATTAAGGCAAGACAGCATTTGGGAAGGTGTTTCATCACCTCGAATTCCCTTTACGAGGTAGCCAAAGCCGCCTTGTCGGCTTCTGGCTGATCTCCTTTAAACCAGCATGAGCTGCTCGGGctcctcctccagccaccccttTACTTAAGACAGACCCTTGTTCTCTTGGTGACAAGTATTCTATGCTTCCCCTAATTTATTGTCACTTTCAGATTTTGTATATTCCTGGCGCAAGTGGTTGGTACAGCCAAATTTACGGTAGCTATGCTCATAAATTCTTGGACTCATATGTGCAGTCGTCTACACAGCTCTCAGTTGCAAATTTTTCAGGCTGATCTTTACTTCCATAATACCTTTGCAAGATGGGGTATGAGATAGGAAATTCAGGATTAAGCTTAGTAATTAACGTTTGGCACTACAAGAAAACTGTCCTCGCTGTCTTGTGATACCTAATATCCTAGTGGTGTGGTGCTGTACTAGTTGTTTTCTTTTGGAATTATGAGCTGCTATCGACAGGAGCTGGCATTTGGGAAGATGTCACCACCTTGATGTTCCTTTATGAACCACAGCTAAATGTCCTTTGTTCGATGTCTCCAGGTTCGGAACATGCAGTTAACTCTGACCTGTTGCTGTTTTTGGTAAAGGTATGAATATGCCAGGGTTTAGTTAGACTATCATTTTGTCATTTCTAGCTGTATATCTTTTATTATGCTGCTCATGTACCTGGAAATTCGTTTCTTGAGATGGATAGGTTGCTGGTCTGCCAGGTGGGTGGATTGTGCCAACTGCAGGCTGGCTTATCATCCTGTCATAAGAAAAACGAAAAAGGGACAACAAAGCGATTTGTTGTCTCATTCTTAGGAGCTGGCGAGAACCCGGCATGGCAGATGCTAGTTCGAGGACTGACACCTCGACTGTTGTAGACACTGACGATAAGAATCAAAGGGTAACCCCACTTTTCTCCATCTGTTTTATCTTGTGTTCCTTATGATTCATTCATGAATTATTGGGGGAGAAGTGAACATACATTATGTTCGTACTATGCCTAAACTCTGATGTTTCTAATAGTCTAATAGGATGTGAAGAATTGGATTGTACCCAATAAATGATAAGCTGAGCTTATGTTCTTTTATGCACATAATTTTCTCCATGTCTGTTTAACCATCTGCAGACCATTGTACTCACCATACTCTTATGTCTAAAGAAATAAGATATGAAATAAGATACAGATTAGATATTAACTTTCTAATTTGGCAATCTGATGTTAGACTATTGGTTTAGTTAAGTGGGAATTTTAGCTGGAGTGCCTTAACACTTGAATACTATTAATTTCATGAATGAAAATTTCGACTAAAGTAAGGTTGGTGCATGAATTGGTTAATACCCTTGGTGAGTTGATGTACACTAAATCCCTAGAAAACAAGGTCTTTTTCATGTATTTTCCTCCTATTCTCTTTCTCAATTTTATCTGTGGCATCTGTTACTGATTATGTATTACTGTTTGCCATCAAGTCACTTGCATATAACTCCAAGGTTACTAAatttgtttttgtgtttgcaAGCATTAATTGACATTGCAGAATTTGTTCACAGTTCATGCTGAACACATCTTGTACATTTTAGATGTAAATTTTGCCAGGAAAGTTGATTACTAGTTGAATGGAACCATTGTGTTTGGAATTGTGACCTTGTAGTTGTAGGTATAATGGATGATCTCCTAGTTTTAACTACTCATCTCAGATTATTTTACAAATTTTCAACTTCACTCCGTGGGATATCTATGATCATTATTCCAATAAAAAAAACTATCATCGATGTACTGCTGCCCTTTACCTTACAGTTTCATGCATACAAAATGTATCTTTGTAATTTACCTTAACCAACTTTTACAGTTAGAAAACGGACAGAGTGGAGCTATTGTCATGGCTTCTAATTCATCTGATCGATCTGACAGATCTGACAAACCTATGGATCAAAAGGTATTAATTCTATCTCCTATGCCTTCTTTAGTGTTTATTACCATTCTCTATGATTGTCTGTAGACAACGAATTTGCTATTCCGTAGGTTTTACGGCGGCTTGCCCAAAATCGTGAGGCAGCAAGGAAAAGTCGACTGAGAAAAAAGGTACTATTACCATGACCGTGCACATCTGGGAGCTGTTCTGTTCTTGCATTTTGATGCGTGTGTGCGCACCCACTTCACTGATGCATGCATGTATGTGTGCATGTGTAAGTCAGGATTGTGAGGCAGATCTGCCTAGTTGTCATCAGGGGTGAATCCACATTCCATTCTACTTGAGCTTCAGCCTT from Panicum hallii strain FIL2 chromosome 9, PHallii_v3.1, whole genome shotgun sequence includes:
- the LOC112875929 gene encoding uncharacterized protein LOC112875929, whose protein sequence is MDGKLGVHHGHHHHGISKPPVHHHHHGGKRGAGRHAGGGGGGGSKGIKVVYISSPMKLTASAEEFRAVVQELTGRDSNVADHDLAGTYYAGAPSSSSSSSSSSYASFGRVSPTGPGAAGGGARALSSPTMATGASVGAGRAAEYGAAMAAPPPFQGMYDLTAGSSLYGQDYW